A window of Sphingobacterium kitahiroshimense genomic DNA:
AACTTTACTGGTTTCAAACAATCTATCATAAGTGCTTTTGGTAGCCGTATAAATGGCCTCTTGCGACTTTAACCTCGATTTTGCAGTTGACAACTGTGAGCTTAATTCTGGAGCTTCAAGGACAGCTAACAACTGTCCCGCTTGTACCTTACTACCGATATCGACTTTTAAAGCCTGCACATAGCTACTCACTTTGGCATAAATTTCAACCTGCTGAAATCCGCTGATTTCTCCCGGTATCTGCATTTTACTTGTTAGTTTTTCCTTAGAAAGTACAAATGTTTCTATTGCTGGACTTTCTTTAGTTAATTTTTTGCCAGTTTCCTCAGCAGCAGACTGACATCCGGTTAAGTAGGCGAATAAGCCAATCGTGTATAATATTCTTAAGAAATTACTTTTCATCTGTTTAAATTATTGATATGTTTTTAGGCTCTTCAGTATTAATGAACTCATTTACCTCGATTTGAATGAATCATGATGATTTCATTTTAAAGGTTTTAATGCTGTTATATAATGTTTACTTTCTTCATCTTGCGGATCCAAGGAGATCGACTGCGTGCTACTTTTCTCTTGTATCCAAGCGAATATTAAAGGTAAGATAACAAGTACGGCGAAAGTTGAAAACAATAATCCCCCGATTACGGCACGTCCCAGCGGGGAAACTTGCTCCCCACCTTCACCATGTCCAATTGCCATTGGTAACATTCCGACAATCATAGCCAAACTGGTCATAATAATCGGACGTAGACGAAGTGAAGCCGCCTCTCGTGCCGCAGACAATGCATTTTGATTATGCTTACGTATATGTTCTGCGTTCGTGATCAAAAGTACTGCATTGGCGATGGATACCCCTACAGACATGATAATCCCCATATATGACTGCAGGTTAAGTGTTGAACCCGTCAGTAAAAGCATCAACAGAGATCCAAGTACCACGGCTGGAACTGTTGTTAGGACGACCATTGAAACTTTAAAGGATTGAAAATTTGCCGAAAGCATCAGAAATATGACTATAATCGCAATTGCTAGGCCTGCCTGTAAACTATCCATTGTTTCGCCCAATACTTTTCCTAATCCAATCTGCTCGACAGAAAGCCCACGTGGCAATTCACCTAAAGCGACAATACTGCGCTGTACATCTTTAGAGGCTGTTTTTAGATCGGTATGATCAATATTGGCTGTCACAGAAATGTATGGCATAGTGCCTAAGTTATCGTTCTCGCCATAGGTAAATGATGGCGTAATAGTTGCAATATCGCTCAGAATAGGTCGTGAAGAATTTTTTAGCAATGGAATTTCGCCAATCTCTTTTTCATCTTTCATTTTGTCTATTGGAACCTGAACTTGCACGTTATAAGATAATCCAGCCTTTTCATCAATCCAGGTATTCTTTTCCGTATAACGAGAGGATGAAGTCGCGGCAATTAGTGAGCGCGATACCTCTGCAAGGTCAATACCAAGTTGAGCAGCACGTACTCGATCTATAGTAATATCATAGGACGGATATTTAATGGACTGTGCCAGTTGAATATCTCTGAAGTATGGTATGGTTTTTAGTTCTTCTATTAGTTTTCCTGCGTATTTTTCATTATTCTTTTTGTTTTTACCTGCAATCCGTACTTCAACAGGTGTTGGCGAACCTTGGCTTAACACTTTGTCCGTGAGTTCGATCGGCTCAAAAGAAACCTGTACATCTGGAAGAGCAGTTTTGAGTCGATTCCGATACTCATCGCGGAAGCTATCCATATCGCGGTGGTAATCTTGAAGAGCTATTTGGAAAACAGCTTCATGAGGTCCTGCCATAAATAAATAGATCGGTGATACAGAGAATTGTCCCGGATGTTGACCGATATAAACAGATGATATGCTAATATGTTCTTTACCCACCAGTTTTTCAAGTTCTGCTAATGCACGTTTCGCTTTTTCCTCCGTACGTTCAATGCGGGTACCTTCAACGGCCCGTAGGCGCATTTGAAACTGGCTCGAATTCACCTTTGGAAACACATCCTGTCCAATGACGGAGAGTAAAATCACCACCAAGCTAATGGATCCAACTAGATATACGATGGTGATGATTTTCTTTTGTTTAAACAGTTGATCGATCATGTTCATAAACCGATTTCTGAATCTTTCGAACAGACTGATTTTACCATCGTTATTAAAATCTTCGCGTTCGACTAGAATTCGCTTTTGATTTAGCGTATCTTGCTCAGATTCCACTGAAAGGCCTGTTTCAGCAAATTGCACTTCATCTGCACTCAATCCTTTAGGATTAATCTTATTTGCTCCTACTTTATGATGATCTTTCATAAGCCAGTTAGCCATAATGGGTACAAAAGTCTGGGACAATAAGAAGGAGGTGATCATTGAAAAGCCAATGGACAAAGCCAGTGGTAAGAATAAAGATCCTGGGATACCTGTCATTGTAAATGCCGGAGCGAATACAGCGAGGATACACAATAAAATCAAAAGCTTCGGAAGCGCTATTTCCTTACAGGCATCCCAGATCGCCAATGCTTTGGGTTTTCCCATATCCAAATGTTGATGGATATTCTCTATCGTTACGGTACTTTCGTCAACCAGAATACCAATTGCTAGCGCCAATCCACTCAGTGACATGAGGTTGATGGTCTGTCCAAATAGTTTTAGGAAGAGTACTCCCGCTATAACAGAAATTGGAATTGTTAAGATAACGATCAAGGCAGCCCTTCGGTCATCTAAAAATAGTAAAACCATTAATCCGGTAAGAATAGCGCCGATTGCTCCTTCAGTGATTAGACTTTTAACAGAGTTGATAACATATACCGATTGGTCAAACTCATAGGATAATTTAACATCTTCGGGCAAGGTATTCTGTATTTTTGGAAGTGCAGCCTTCAAATTTTGTACAACTTCCCAAGTCGAAGCATCACCAGCCTTGGCAATACTGACATAGACCGATCGTTTTCCATTGACAAGCGCATAGCCTGCAGTAACATCGGCTCCATCCTTCACGCTAGCGATATCACCCAGATAAAGATTTTGAACACCACCTTTAAAAAGGGGAATTTTCTCAAAATCTTTGACATTACGAATGGTGTTATTAGTTGACGTAATGTAATTTTTATCCTTTATACGGACATTTCCCGCTGGTGCAGTCTGGTTATTAAGCTTTAACGCTTCTACGACCTGATCAGGGGTCATGTTGTGGCTACGCATCAATTCGGGATCAACATTGACCTCTATTGTCCGCGGACTACCCCCAAATGGTGGTGGGGAAATTAATCCCGGTATGGAGGTGAATGAAGCCCGTACATAAACATTGGCTAGATCCTGTAATTCGTTATTCGACCGCTTATCACTACTAAGTACCAATTGGCCCACAGGAAGTGAAGATGCATCAAACCGAATAATAAAAGGCGGTTGTGAACCAGGAGGAAATGAAGCCTGTATCCGGTTGGCGAGTGCGCTCAATTCCGCCGCTGCTTGTGCCATGTTGGTATCTTCGTAATAAGAGATCTTCATTAAAGTCAAACCTTGAATATTTTTGGTCTCAATCGACTTTACACCATTGGCAAAAAGTAAAATATTAACGTAGTTTTTAGCAAAATAAGACTCCATCTGATCTGGAGAATAGCCTCCAAAAGGGTGCGCAATATAAATAACAGGAAGGCCCATTTTGGGTAAAATATCAACCTTAATCGTGCGTACTGCACCTATTCCAAACACAATAAGACCCATAACCAGCACAAGGATGGATATTGGCTTACGTAAGGCAAAACGTATTAAATTCATGCTTTGTTATTTATAGTTCTTTGTTAAAAATATCGAAATCTCCAGCGGAGGCGGCTTTCAGTAATAATGATTGCCAGAGGTTAATATGGATGATTTCGCGGTCTGTCTCGGCTCGATTCAGTGTATATAACGTTTGGGTGATATCAACAAGCGTAGCCAGACCATTTTTGTACATGGTCATCTTTTGATTATAAGCTTGTAAAGCTGCTGATACCTGTTTAGGTGCTTCAGCGTCGCTTTGCTGTGCTAATCGCATCTTAACCTCAGCAGCATCCAGTTGTGCAAAAAATTGCGCTTCCGTGGTTTGATATTCCTCACGTAAAGCATCGTTGGTGTAGCGCTGCGCACTGATTTTTTTATTCACTCGTGCAATAGATGTAATATTCCAATTGATCCCTAACCCCAAAAGATAATTTTGCCTATTGGGACGAATACCATTCCAATAGTTGCTTGTGAAGGCTTGGAGATCTGTCGCATATTCACTTTTGAATCCAGAACCGCGTGCCTGGAATACACCAAAGGCAGACAGAGTTGGTAAGTATTCTTTGCTTGATAACTTTAGCTGTTGCTCACCAACTTCAATTCGACTTCTGTAATATTGAAGTATAGGATTATTGCCTACCAGAGATACATCTACTGCAAGCGACTGAGCTGGTGTTCTTGTCACTAACCCCGTGTCAATTTGAAGGTCTGTTGTATTGATTCCCATCAATACCGTTAATTTATTATTTTGTTCTTTCACATTTTCTCCAGCTTGATTCAAGCTGATTTTTGCACGAGAAACCTCAGCCGAAGCCAAGGTTGAATCGACACCGGGCAAAATCCCATTCTTGGCTTTAGTGGCCGCAATATTAAAAAAGACTAATGCGCGATCTAGATTTTTCTGTTGATTTTTTTGGAGACGCTGACTCGCCAGAAGATTTAAGTAAGCGGCTGCAATCCTGATCTTATGCTGAAATTGTTCTTGTTGGAGATCAATTTCTAGTCGTTTACTATCGGCCTTACTCAATTCTATTCGTTCCTTTTTTCGGCCAAAAGTGTAGATATCCCAATTGATGTTTGCTAGATACAGGGCTCCAAAGGCAGCATTCCAATTCTGTTCTGGAAGGGCTGCTCCTGAGGAAGCTACTCCCAGCCCCCCAAATCCGTATAATGGACCATTTTGTCCATTAATGGTTCCATAATCTTGTTGTGCTACGACTGTCAAATTAGGCCAGAAGTCGCGTTTTACTTGTTCGTTGGTCTGTAGTGAGGATTGGACATAATACGTCTTTGCCTTGATCATTCCATAATTTGCAAGACCTTGGTCTACAGCATCTCGGATGGTAAGCTTCTGTGCAAATGAGGTTGAGGTCGCAAGTGATACAGCCAATGACAACACTA
This region includes:
- a CDS encoding efflux RND transporter permease subunit, with the protein product MNLIRFALRKPISILVLVMGLIVFGIGAVRTIKVDILPKMGLPVIYIAHPFGGYSPDQMESYFAKNYVNILLFANGVKSIETKNIQGLTLMKISYYEDTNMAQAAAELSALANRIQASFPPGSQPPFIIRFDASSLPVGQLVLSSDKRSNNELQDLANVYVRASFTSIPGLISPPPFGGSPRTIEVNVDPELMRSHNMTPDQVVEALKLNNQTAPAGNVRIKDKNYITSTNNTIRNVKDFEKIPLFKGGVQNLYLGDIASVKDGADVTAGYALVNGKRSVYVSIAKAGDASTWEVVQNLKAALPKIQNTLPEDVKLSYEFDQSVYVINSVKSLITEGAIGAILTGLMVLLFLDDRRAALIVILTIPISVIAGVLFLKLFGQTINLMSLSGLALAIGILVDESTVTIENIHQHLDMGKPKALAIWDACKEIALPKLLILLCILAVFAPAFTMTGIPGSLFLPLALSIGFSMITSFLLSQTFVPIMANWLMKDHHKVGANKINPKGLSADEVQFAETGLSVESEQDTLNQKRILVEREDFNNDGKISLFERFRNRFMNMIDQLFKQKKIITIVYLVGSISLVVILLSVIGQDVFPKVNSSQFQMRLRAVEGTRIERTEEKAKRALAELEKLVGKEHISISSVYIGQHPGQFSVSPIYLFMAGPHEAVFQIALQDYHRDMDSFRDEYRNRLKTALPDVQVSFEPIELTDKVLSQGSPTPVEVRIAGKNKKNNEKYAGKLIEELKTIPYFRDIQLAQSIKYPSYDITIDRVRAAQLGIDLAEVSRSLIAATSSSRYTEKNTWIDEKAGLSYNVQVQVPIDKMKDEKEIGEIPLLKNSSRPILSDIATITPSFTYGENDNLGTMPYISVTANIDHTDLKTASKDVQRSIVALGELPRGLSVEQIGLGKVLGETMDSLQAGLAIAIIVIFLMLSANFQSFKVSMVVLTTVPAVVLGSLLMLLLTGSTLNLQSYMGIIMSVGVSIANAVLLITNAEHIRKHNQNALSAAREAASLRLRPIIMTSLAMIVGMLPMAIGHGEGGEQVSPLGRAVIGGLLFSTFAVLVILPLIFAWIQEKSSTQSISLDPQDEESKHYITALKPLK
- a CDS encoding TolC family protein; this encodes MLKLNLVLSLAVSLATSTSFAQKLTIRDAVDQGLANYGMIKAKTYYVQSSLQTNEQVKRDFWPNLTVVAQQDYGTINGQNGPLYGFGGLGVASSGAALPEQNWNAAFGALYLANINWDIYTFGRKKERIELSKADSKRLEIDLQQEQFQHKIRIAAAYLNLLASQRLQKNQQKNLDRALVFFNIAATKAKNGILPGVDSTLASAEVSRAKISLNQAGENVKEQNNKLTVLMGINTTDLQIDTGLVTRTPAQSLAVDVSLVGNNPILQYYRSRIEVGEQQLKLSSKEYLPTLSAFGVFQARGSGFKSEYATDLQAFTSNYWNGIRPNRQNYLLGLGINWNITSIARVNKKISAQRYTNDALREEYQTTEAQFFAQLDAAEVKMRLAQQSDAEAPKQVSAALQAYNQKMTMYKNGLATLVDITQTLYTLNRAETDREIIHINLWQSLLLKAASAGDFDIFNKEL